A stretch of Desulfobacter hydrogenophilus DNA encodes these proteins:
- a CDS encoding glycosyltransferase family 2 protein — protein MITSKKIIGNKKKFAALACILTVVAAACLYGTGGSSGSQFLKGLPWGDALIVSFSVLFCLALAELVWRIILVLKYRPIPSVSDDQLPTCTIVVPAYNEGRQVFDTLKSLAAGNYPREKIQLIAVDDGSVDNTWKWIKKAKRTLELPVLTIRQPQNQGKRQALYDGFKKSTGTVLVTVDSDSVVEPDTLRNLVTPFALNPRVGAVAGNVRVLNQAQGIIPRMVDIVFVFSFDFMRVSQSMVRTVTCTPGALSAYRKSAVMGVLDKWLNQTFFGRPANIGEDRAMTNMILRQGYDVVFQQNARVFTEVPVVYAQLCKMYLRWARSNVRETIAMASFIFTRFRRGSMLGARINLVSDVLKLTVAQIFFLISWGLILWHPAIFGSKTIIGIVLGSSLSATIYAWKFGKISSILAFAYGFFFFIALTWIKPYALVTPHNSNWLTRACPKVNPDTDLHHQFSAR, from the coding sequence ATGATAACGTCTAAAAAGATAATCGGAAATAAAAAAAAATTTGCAGCCCTTGCCTGTATTTTGACCGTTGTGGCAGCGGCCTGCCTGTACGGCACTGGTGGTTCATCCGGTTCCCAATTTCTTAAAGGGCTGCCCTGGGGAGATGCGTTGATTGTTTCATTTTCCGTTCTTTTCTGTCTGGCCTTGGCAGAGCTGGTATGGAGAATTATCCTGGTACTTAAATACAGGCCAATTCCGAGTGTGTCCGATGATCAACTGCCGACCTGTACAATCGTAGTACCGGCCTACAATGAGGGCCGTCAGGTATTTGATACCCTTAAAAGTCTTGCGGCCGGCAACTATCCCAGGGAAAAAATTCAATTGATTGCCGTGGATGACGGCAGTGTGGATAACACCTGGAAATGGATTAAAAAGGCCAAAAGAACACTTGAATTACCTGTCCTGACCATACGCCAGCCCCAGAATCAGGGCAAGCGCCAAGCCCTTTATGACGGGTTTAAGAAAAGCACAGGCACGGTACTGGTAACCGTGGACAGTGACTCCGTGGTAGAGCCAGACACCCTTAGAAATCTGGTGACACCTTTCGCATTAAATCCCCGTGTCGGCGCTGTTGCCGGCAATGTTCGGGTGCTCAACCAGGCCCAGGGTATTATCCCCCGGATGGTGGACATTGTTTTTGTGTTCAGTTTTGATTTCATGCGTGTCAGCCAAAGCATGGTCCGCACAGTGACCTGTACACCCGGTGCCCTGTCTGCGTACCGTAAATCCGCTGTCATGGGTGTGCTTGATAAATGGCTGAACCAGACGTTTTTTGGGCGGCCCGCCAATATCGGCGAAGACCGCGCAATGACAAATATGATTCTTCGCCAGGGATATGATGTGGTGTTTCAGCAGAATGCCAGGGTTTTTACCGAGGTACCTGTGGTTTATGCCCAGCTTTGCAAAATGTATTTGAGATGGGCCAGAAGCAATGTACGCGAGACCATCGCCATGGCGTCCTTTATTTTTACTCGATTTCGCCGGGGATCAATGCTTGGGGCGCGGATCAACCTGGTTTCCGACGTGCTCAAACTGACCGTGGCCCAGATTTTTTTCTTGATTTCCTGGGGACTGATTCTGTGGCATCCGGCCATATTCGGGAGCAAGACCATTATCGGCATTGTGTTGGGCTCCAGTCTGTCCGCGACAATCTACGCGTGGAAATTCGGCAAGATCTCCTCAATATTGGCATTTGCCTATGGATTTTTCTTTTTTATCGCCCTGACCTGGATTAAACCTTATGCGCTGGTTACCCCTCATAACTCCAATTGGCTGACACGAGCCTGTCCAAAGGTCAATCCGGACACGGATCTTCACCACCAATTCAGCGCCCGGTAG
- a CDS encoding NAD-glutamate dehydrogenase domain-containing protein, producing the protein MSNLLPDISQPPHIIDRADALNLNIRILYEAVIDLSAQGLITAHCINMAAGILLNDLGLPSYFFENITKDSLKQILSSITSSIAVQNDRVVLVGRVAHIDFDLGQGSEVQRVRIATQETRDAMEKLMETMISGHRREYYYSRENEYYTYIFRPETVNDFTKHEFKQSPFLFNLAGDYTATPEPTRMRYEKFLRDCKASVTPLVEAFNLPATAETRLMFNSDFATPKIPIFRQLLQDHGFTLMRAYWEPYWDDTNVPTSICSLYIQGELSRTREIELIRDIQDFMAFNVGPVTDLYVESKLTYKEMLFAGNAIDFARIFIFSESKAQSDDAIMSRLDDKACEEAFADRIHKAARAEFDNPTIAAAATAHPGLLKALYELFAHRFDPALAPLWSTANLTEQLEIFHRMCRKHLTEHPTALQVFRFMARLVTHCQKTNFYTPGKRAYSFRLSSGILDPLVYNQPVYGIFFINGHYAAGVHMRSADIARGGLRLATEDSAVHERQMENAALLSFILGPRDRRLKHKDICEDGAAGVIVPHPVYGEYPRDAVLDFTESILDLTLPNENVMDYYGRLEILFFEPDRGTAGFMDTVAFRAKERGCPHWRTIATEKGCGIPHDNYGLLKSGKLFGLLPAGNGRSDLQINGKSQLVTQDIEELREKISGNIQTLGMTATAMMAAFRTLIHHYNAREKNLNLMVIGGPDGRLGGNELLCCQGRICLAIDNEGLLFDPAGLDPAELEKLVFAARIGTAAGTLAFPSDMLSTEGFKVPATATRIFLPDGTVVEDSALFHREFLFNPEMRTHIRRGGIRACMPCGGFKEGVTGRTVRSFLENFKELEFIVEGAGLFFDNDARRYIATNTCIRHLKDTTANKGGVFSSVMAEVLPGFLLGDQYEAAILGDSKVCGDLVREILGLVETHAATETKILIRRCKADPNIPLFAQSDKAGEEILALQKTFRTRLNTILKQKSQVWRILATYIPETLVKLMGKKRIIDFLNTDSMQEYRDAIITKQLAVTAFYRFGLEWDNFKAELEKDFTGTVADLAAPPHPPRQKASL; encoded by the coding sequence ATGTCCAATCTGCTGCCCGACATCAGTCAGCCCCCCCATATCATTGACCGTGCCGATGCACTCAACCTCAATATCAGGATTCTCTACGAAGCCGTCATTGACCTTTCCGCCCAGGGCCTGATCACGGCCCATTGTATCAATATGGCCGCAGGTATCCTGCTCAATGATCTGGGGCTTCCCAGCTATTTTTTCGAAAATATCACCAAAGACTCCCTCAAGCAAATCCTCTCCTCGATCACCTCCAGCATTGCCGTCCAGAATGACCGGGTCGTCCTGGTGGGCCGGGTGGCCCACATCGACTTTGACCTAGGGCAAGGCAGTGAGGTCCAGCGGGTCCGCATCGCCACCCAGGAAACCCGGGATGCCATGGAAAAACTTATGGAAACCATGATATCCGGCCACCGCAGGGAATATTACTACAGCCGGGAAAATGAATACTACACCTATATTTTCCGGCCGGAAACCGTAAACGATTTTACCAAACATGAGTTCAAGCAGTCTCCTTTTCTTTTCAACCTTGCCGGTGATTATACCGCAACCCCCGAACCCACCCGCATGCGGTATGAAAAATTTTTAAGGGATTGCAAGGCATCGGTAACGCCCCTGGTGGAAGCCTTTAATTTGCCGGCTACCGCGGAAACCCGGCTCATGTTCAACTCGGATTTTGCCACCCCCAAAATCCCCATCTTCCGGCAGCTGCTCCAGGACCACGGCTTCACCCTCATGCGGGCCTATTGGGAGCCCTATTGGGACGACACCAATGTGCCCACGTCCATCTGTTCCCTCTATATCCAAGGAGAACTTTCACGGACCCGGGAAATCGAACTAATCCGGGACATTCAGGATTTCATGGCCTTTAATGTGGGCCCTGTCACGGATCTTTACGTGGAAAGCAAGCTAACCTACAAGGAAATGCTCTTTGCCGGCAATGCCATTGACTTTGCCCGAATATTCATCTTTTCGGAAAGCAAGGCCCAAAGCGATGATGCCATCATGTCCCGTCTGGATGACAAGGCCTGTGAAGAGGCCTTTGCCGACCGGATTCACAAGGCCGCACGGGCCGAATTTGACAACCCAACCATCGCAGCCGCTGCTACGGCCCACCCCGGCCTGCTCAAAGCCTTATATGAATTATTCGCCCATCGCTTTGACCCGGCCCTGGCCCCCCTTTGGTCGACAGCTAATCTGACGGAACAACTTGAAATATTTCACCGGATGTGCCGGAAACATCTCACAGAACATCCCACAGCCCTTCAGGTCTTCCGGTTCATGGCAAGACTTGTAACCCACTGCCAAAAGACCAATTTTTACACCCCGGGCAAACGGGCCTACAGCTTCCGCCTATCCAGTGGCATCCTGGACCCCCTGGTATACAACCAGCCTGTCTACGGAATTTTCTTTATCAACGGCCACTATGCCGCAGGCGTCCACATGCGTTCCGCCGACATTGCCAGGGGCGGCCTGCGTCTGGCGACAGAAGATTCCGCTGTCCACGAAAGGCAGATGGAAAATGCGGCTCTGCTCAGCTTTATCCTGGGCCCCCGGGACCGGCGGCTCAAGCATAAGGACATCTGCGAAGACGGCGCGGCAGGCGTAATTGTTCCCCATCCGGTCTACGGAGAATACCCCCGGGATGCAGTACTGGATTTCACCGAAAGCATCCTGGACCTCACGCTCCCCAATGAAAATGTAATGGATTATTACGGTCGGCTTGAAATACTTTTTTTTGAACCGGATCGGGGCACAGCAGGCTTCATGGACACCGTGGCCTTCAGAGCAAAGGAACGGGGCTGTCCACACTGGCGGACTATTGCCACGGAAAAAGGATGCGGCATCCCCCACGATAATTACGGTCTCTTGAAAAGCGGCAAATTATTCGGGCTGCTGCCGGCTGGGAATGGTCGAAGCGATCTGCAAATCAATGGAAAGTCCCAGTTAGTCACCCAGGATATAGAAGAACTTCGGGAAAAAATAAGTGGAAATATTCAAACCCTGGGCATGACCGCCACGGCCATGATGGCAGCCTTCCGAACCCTGATCCACCATTATAACGCCCGGGAAAAAAATCTGAATCTCATGGTCATCGGCGGCCCCGACGGACGGCTGGGGGGTAATGAACTGCTCTGCTGCCAGGGCCGGATTTGCCTGGCCATAGACAATGAGGGCCTCCTCTTTGATCCGGCTGGCCTGGATCCCGCCGAGTTGGAAAAACTGGTCTTCGCCGCCCGTATCGGCACCGCTGCCGGCACACTGGCCTTTCCATCGGACATGCTGTCTACCGAGGGCTTCAAGGTACCGGCCACGGCCACGCGCATCTTCCTGCCCGACGGCACCGTGGTTGAAGACAGCGCCCTCTTTCACAGAGAGTTCCTCTTTAACCCGGAAATGAGAACGCACATCCGCAGGGGCGGGATTCGGGCCTGTATGCCTTGCGGCGGATTCAAGGAGGGCGTCACTGGAAGAACCGTTAGATCCTTTCTGGAAAATTTCAAGGAACTTGAATTTATCGTGGAAGGCGCCGGCCTTTTCTTCGACAACGACGCCCGGCGATATATCGCGACAAACACCTGCATCCGCCACCTCAAGGATACCACTGCCAACAAAGGCGGCGTATTCTCTTCGGTCATGGCCGAAGTCCTTCCGGGATTCCTACTCGGGGACCAATACGAGGCCGCCATACTTGGGGATTCTAAGGTTTGCGGTGACTTGGTTCGGGAGATCCTCGGTCTTGTTGAAACCCATGCGGCAACGGAAACAAAAATATTAATCCGTCGCTGTAAAGCAGATCCGAACATTCCACTCTTTGCCCAATCAGACAAGGCAGGGGAAGAAATTCTGGCCCTTCAGAAAACATTCCGCACCAGGCTTAACACCATATTAAAACAAAAAAGCCAGGTCTGGAGAATCCTGGCAACGTATATCCCCGAAACTTTGGTTAAACTAATGGGCAAAAAGCGGATCATAGACTTTCTGAATACCGATTCCATGCAGGAATATCGGGATGCCATCATCACCAAACAACTAGCGGTTACGGCTTTTTACCGGTTCGGCCTGGAATGGGACAATTTTAAGGCAGAACTGGAAAAAGACTTTACCGGCACAGTGGCTGATCTGGCTGCTCCTCCCCACCCTCCTCGGCAGAAGGCATCACTTTAA
- the uvrA gene encoding excinuclease ABC subunit UvrA, which yields MKKNIAAAVTQTADSYAADSLTPLHPIEDDSRSKELDRIIVRGAKEHNLKNIDVEIPKKKLVVVTGVSGSGKSSLAFDTIFAEGQRRYVESLSSYARQFIGQMEKPRYETIRGLSPTIAIEQKAASKNPRSTVGTITEIYDYLRVLFARVGTQYCYKCGKKVGRGHAQAMVSQIMDLPDGSKILILAPIVENRKGEHRERLEDLKREGYARVRVDGVVQDLENVQTLARNKKHHIEVVIDRLVVKSEGAFEKRLTDSVEAALKLGAGQLIVHMVGREDLKMSEARSCCGIAYPELTPQIFSFNSPLGMCPDCNGIGTLLAIDPDKVVPDTNLSIREGAVVPWKNYFIKKPRFNNENSWGKGQLLAMEEQWGIDFDIPWKKLPKKQRDLLLYGSDSKQMTVNWNSSKIQGSFSRTHEGLIHTLMRRYRNTQSEHQKKYYTNFMTSAICPACKGRRLRDEILHVKINDNSIMDVTEMTVKEAYNFISSLELTGSKKLIAAELLKEIRDRLGFLVNVGLDYLSLDRSGPTLSGGESQRIRLASQVGSELTGVLYILDEPSIGLHQRDNIKLLSTLKHLRDIGNTLLIVEHDQETMEASDWIVDIGPGAGHLGGEIVAQGTPEQIRRNPVSLTGQFLSGRETIAVPEKRRMPKTMGNKWITIHGAGENNLADITAKIPVGLLTAVTGVSGAGKSTLINQILYPALAVKLHGSQMSVGKHKKITGLSHINKIINIDQKPIGRTPRSNPATYTKLFDPIRDLFAMLPESQSRGYKKGRYSFNVKGGRCEACHGDGYIKVEMHFLADVFVPCDVCHGKRFNKSTLEIKYKDHSISDVLDLSVVQARELFDAHTKITRILDTLVDVGLSYIKLGQAATTLSGGEAQRIKLARELARKDTGDTLYILDEPTTGLHFQDIRMLLQVLQRLTHAGNTVVIIEHNLDVIKTADWILDIGPEGGSGGGRIVAAGPPEDVVKDSGSYTGRYLIPILNPGGHNPVS from the coding sequence ATGAAAAAGAATATTGCTGCCGCTGTAACCCAGACAGCTGATAGTTATGCTGCTGATAGCCTGACCCCCCTGCACCCCATAGAAGATGATTCCAGGTCCAAGGAATTGGACCGGATCATTGTCCGGGGCGCCAAGGAACACAACCTTAAAAATATTGATGTGGAGATCCCCAAAAAAAAGCTGGTGGTGGTGACGGGGGTTTCCGGGTCGGGCAAGTCCAGCCTGGCCTTTGATACTATTTTTGCCGAAGGCCAGCGCCGGTATGTGGAATCCCTGTCCTCCTATGCCCGCCAGTTCATCGGGCAGATGGAAAAACCGCGGTACGAGACCATCCGGGGGCTATCCCCCACCATTGCAATTGAACAGAAGGCCGCGTCCAAAAATCCACGCTCCACCGTGGGGACCATCACCGAAATTTACGATTACCTGCGGGTGCTTTTTGCCCGGGTGGGAACCCAGTACTGCTATAAATGCGGAAAAAAGGTGGGACGGGGTCATGCCCAGGCCATGGTCTCCCAGATTATGGATTTGCCTGACGGGTCTAAGATCCTGATTTTAGCGCCCATTGTGGAAAACCGGAAAGGTGAACACCGGGAGCGCCTTGAAGACCTCAAACGCGAGGGGTATGCAAGGGTCCGGGTGGACGGGGTGGTCCAGGACCTTGAAAATGTCCAGACCCTGGCCCGGAACAAAAAGCACCACATTGAGGTGGTTATTGACCGGTTGGTGGTAAAGTCCGAAGGCGCGTTTGAAAAACGGCTTACCGATTCGGTGGAAGCGGCCTTGAAACTGGGCGCAGGCCAACTCATTGTTCACATGGTGGGCAGAGAAGATCTGAAAATGAGTGAGGCCCGCTCCTGTTGCGGCATTGCCTATCCCGAACTTACACCCCAGATTTTTTCCTTTAACTCGCCTTTGGGCATGTGTCCGGACTGCAACGGAATTGGCACCCTTTTGGCCATTGATCCGGATAAAGTGGTGCCGGATACCAATCTATCCATTCGCGAGGGTGCGGTGGTCCCCTGGAAAAATTATTTCATCAAAAAACCGCGGTTTAACAATGAAAATTCCTGGGGCAAGGGCCAGCTTCTGGCCATGGAGGAACAGTGGGGTATTGATTTTGATATTCCCTGGAAAAAGCTGCCTAAAAAACAGCGGGACCTGTTACTCTATGGCTCGGACAGCAAACAAATGACCGTAAACTGGAACTCGTCAAAGATCCAGGGCAGTTTTTCCAGAACCCACGAAGGCCTGATCCACACCCTGATGCGCCGGTACAGAAATACCCAGTCCGAACACCAGAAAAAGTACTATACCAATTTCATGACGTCGGCTATCTGCCCAGCATGCAAAGGCCGGCGGCTGCGGGATGAAATTCTGCATGTCAAAATTAATGACAACTCCATTATGGATGTCACTGAGATGACCGTGAAAGAGGCTTATAATTTTATCTCTTCCCTTGAGCTGACCGGCAGCAAAAAGCTCATTGCCGCCGAATTGCTCAAAGAGATTCGGGATCGTCTGGGGTTTCTGGTGAACGTCGGCCTGGATTATCTTTCCCTGGACAGGTCCGGTCCCACACTGTCCGGCGGGGAATCCCAACGCATCCGCCTGGCCTCCCAGGTGGGGTCTGAACTGACCGGGGTGCTTTATATTTTGGATGAGCCCTCCATCGGCCTTCACCAGAGAGACAACATCAAGTTGCTGTCCACACTGAAACACCTGCGGGACATCGGCAACACCCTGCTCATTGTGGAGCATGACCAGGAGACCATGGAGGCCTCGGACTGGATTGTGGACATCGGCCCGGGTGCCGGTCACCTGGGCGGGGAAATTGTGGCCCAGGGCACACCTGAACAGATTCGCAGAAACCCGGTTTCCCTCACCGGTCAATTTTTAAGCGGACGTGAAACCATTGCCGTACCTGAAAAACGAAGAATGCCCAAAACCATGGGAAATAAATGGATCACCATCCACGGAGCAGGTGAAAATAATCTGGCCGACATCACCGCCAAAATTCCTGTGGGGCTTTTAACGGCGGTCACCGGTGTGTCCGGGGCAGGTAAATCCACCCTGATCAACCAGATTCTCTATCCGGCCCTGGCGGTAAAACTGCACGGCTCCCAGATGAGCGTGGGAAAACACAAAAAGATCACCGGACTGTCCCATATCAACAAGATCATCAACATAGACCAGAAACCCATCGGTCGGACCCCGCGCAGCAATCCTGCCACATATACCAAGCTGTTTGACCCCATCCGGGATCTGTTTGCCATGCTGCCGGAATCCCAGTCCCGGGGGTATAAAAAAGGACGGTATTCCTTTAATGTCAAGGGCGGCCGCTGCGAGGCCTGCCATGGGGACGGATACATCAAGGTGGAGATGCACTTTTTGGCTGACGTATTTGTGCCCTGTGACGTATGCCACGGCAAACGGTTCAATAAATCCACCCTGGAGATCAAGTACAAGGACCACTCCATTTCCGATGTGTTGGATCTGTCCGTAGTACAGGCCAGGGAACTGTTTGACGCCCATACCAAGATTACCCGAATTCTGGATACGCTGGTGGATGTGGGGCTCTCCTATATTAAACTGGGCCAGGCCGCCACCACTTTGTCCGGCGGCGAAGCCCAGCGGATTAAACTGGCCCGGGAGCTTGCCAGAAAGGACACCGGTGACACCCTTTATATTTTGGACGAGCCCACCACCGGGCTGCACTTCCAGGACATCCGCATGCTGCTGCAGGTACTCCAGCGACTCACCCATGCCGGTAATACCGTGGTTATCATTGAGCATAACCTGGATGTAATTAAGACAGCAGACTGGATTCTGGACATTGGTCCCGAGGGCGGCAGCGGCGGGGGCAGGATTGTGGCAGCAGGGCCGCCGGAGGATGTGGTTAAAGATTCCGGCAGCTACACTGGTCGGTATTTAATCCCCATTCTTAACCCCGGCGGTCACAATCCGGTTTCATAA
- a CDS encoding GAF domain-containing protein yields the protein MENHELHYETLTRLTTAISHCKDPEEVAMVTAESVKSVFNAKGCCVFMVNRETGELGLVGSFGLSQEYLEKGPTHFKQAIKEAKDAVPIAIYDVMDDPRIKYPEAAKKEGIASLLGVPIISHNKIIGALRVYTAEPWEFSQDDVTVIQAVALICGMAMDMCRMYKGYKTSIEVLKNMRDSSNFKVNK from the coding sequence ATGGAGAACCACGAACTTCATTACGAAACCCTCACCCGTTTGACCACTGCAATTTCCCACTGCAAAGATCCGGAGGAAGTTGCCATGGTTACCGCCGAAAGCGTGAAAAGCGTTTTCAATGCCAAGGGCTGCTGTGTTTTTATGGTCAACAGGGAGACTGGAGAACTGGGCCTGGTAGGCTCTTTCGGTCTGAGCCAGGAGTATCTTGAAAAAGGGCCGACCCATTTTAAACAGGCAATCAAAGAGGCCAAGGATGCGGTTCCCATTGCCATTTATGATGTCATGGATGATCCCCGGATTAAGTATCCTGAAGCGGCGAAAAAAGAAGGGATCGCCTCGTTGCTGGGTGTGCCTATTATCAGCCATAATAAAATTATCGGTGCATTACGGGTTTACACTGCCGAACCATGGGAATTTTCGCAAGATGACGTCACCGTGATCCAGGCGGTTGCGCTGATTTGTGGTATGGCCATGGATATGTGCCGGATGTACAAGGGATATAAAACCAGTATTGAAGTATTGAAAAACATGAGGGATTCGTCAAATTTTAAAGTCAACAAATGA